From the Desulfovibrio sp. UIB00 genome, one window contains:
- a CDS encoding methyl-accepting chemotaxis protein, translating into MFSRSIRTAMLLVISIVVLAVQSALVVVVTRMGDEANLKASTHEMDLTADTVSKSLGDFGTQLSMFVNGVSKPPRLREFLLTGEDKKGAEVFLAAMSQAAPEINTLYLFDASGKQVILCAQGKLGKVNDLAEREYIKAALAGKVGYSSAPLKSIATGKLIVSVTTPIFDDNGKVVGGVGMSYDIDSLTNNLKGITIGKTGRVIVVSPEGVVISHVDSDLILKNMAGEPGVSDMVKADSGNGVEFVRNGEKRMLAWDVAPNWNWRVGVTVSRDEIEAPAHEQRNAMLVLGFITILSLVGICLFALDKVVVRPLRQLQAFASDVAEGNLESSLTINLRNEIGHLADSLRSMVGSLKDKIAEADGKSRLAQEESERAARATQDAEAARMAAEQAKADGMLHAATELEGVVEAVTTASEELSAQVEQASRGAASQTARVGETATAMEEMNATVLEVARNAGQAADSAKTAKNKAESGADVVARVVKDISRIQTSAVELKTEMTTLGKQAESTGQILGVISDIADQTNLLALNAAIEAARAGEAGRGFAVVADEVRKLAEKTMTATKEVGDAIRDIQSGTRKNVGNVDQVVGMIDTATTLASTSGEALNEIVQLVDATAQQVQSIATAAEEQSSTSEEINRSIEDVNRISLETSAAMQHSAGAVSDMAQQAQVLRGLISSMKSGN; encoded by the coding sequence ATGTTTTCACGCAGTATCAGAACTGCCATGTTGCTGGTCATCAGCATCGTGGTCCTGGCGGTGCAGTCGGCTCTGGTTGTTGTTGTAACGCGCATGGGGGATGAGGCGAACCTTAAGGCAAGCACTCACGAAATGGACCTCACCGCAGATACGGTAAGCAAATCTCTGGGCGATTTTGGAACCCAGCTCAGCATGTTTGTAAACGGTGTTTCCAAGCCGCCAAGACTGCGTGAATTTCTGCTTACGGGCGAAGACAAAAAGGGCGCGGAAGTTTTTCTTGCTGCCATGTCGCAGGCTGCACCCGAGATAAATACGCTCTATCTGTTTGATGCTTCGGGCAAGCAGGTTATTCTTTGCGCACAGGGTAAACTGGGCAAGGTTAACGATCTGGCTGAGCGTGAATACATAAAGGCTGCTCTGGCTGGCAAGGTGGGGTACAGTTCCGCCCCGCTCAAAAGCATTGCCACGGGCAAGCTCATAGTCAGCGTCACTACGCCCATTTTTGACGACAACGGCAAAGTGGTTGGCGGCGTGGGCATGTCCTACGACATTGACAGTCTGACCAATAACCTCAAGGGCATCACCATAGGCAAGACTGGCCGCGTCATTGTGGTTTCGCCAGAGGGCGTTGTGATCAGCCACGTGGACAGCGACCTTATCCTCAAAAACATGGCTGGGGAGCCGGGCGTCAGCGATATGGTCAAGGCTGATTCCGGCAATGGCGTAGAATTTGTGCGTAACGGCGAAAAACGCATGCTGGCGTGGGATGTGGCCCCCAACTGGAACTGGCGCGTGGGCGTGACCGTGAGCCGCGATGAAATTGAAGCTCCGGCACATGAACAGCGCAACGCTATGCTGGTGCTGGGCTTTATCACTATTCTGTCATTGGTGGGCATTTGTCTGTTCGCGCTGGACAAGGTGGTTGTGCGCCCCTTGCGGCAGTTGCAGGCTTTTGCTTCTGACGTTGCTGAGGGCAATCTTGAATCTTCCCTGACAATCAACCTGCGTAATGAAATTGGGCATCTGGCCGACAGCCTCCGCAGCATGGTGGGCAGCCTTAAAGACAAGATAGCCGAGGCTGACGGAAAAAGCCGTCTGGCGCAGGAAGAATCAGAGCGTGCCGCCCGTGCAACACAAGATGCCGAAGCCGCCCGCATGGCCGCCGAGCAGGCCAAGGCCGACGGCATGCTGCATGCCGCCACCGAACTTGAGGGCGTTGTGGAGGCAGTAACCACGGCTTCGGAAGAACTTTCGGCCCAGGTGGAACAGGCCAGCCGTGGCGCTGCAAGCCAGACTGCGCGCGTGGGCGAAACAGCCACTGCCATGGAAGAAATGAACGCCACCGTGCTTGAAGTTGCACGCAATGCCGGGCAGGCGGCGGATTCCGCCAAAACCGCCAAGAACAAGGCAGAAAGCGGTGCCGATGTGGTGGCCCGCGTGGTAAAGGACATCAGCCGCATCCAGACCAGCGCAGTGGAACTGAAAACGGAGATGACCACGCTCGGCAAGCAGGCCGAGAGTACGGGGCAGATCCTGGGCGTTATTTCGGACATTGCCGACCAGACAAATTTGCTGGCCCTCAATGCCGCCATTGAAGCGGCGCGCGCTGGCGAAGCCGGGCGCGGATTTGCCGTGGTTGCAGATGAAGTGCGCAAACTGGCGGAAAAAACCATGACCGCCACCAAGGAAGTGGGCGACGCCATCCGTGATATCCAGAGCGGCACCCGCAAAAACGTGGGCAATGTAGATCAGGTTGTGGGCATGATTGACACCGCCACCACGCTTGCGAGTACCTCGGGCGAAGCCTTGAATGAAATTGTGCAGTTGGTGGACGCCACAGCACAGCAGGTGCAGTCGATTGCTACAGCTGCGGAAGAACAGTCCTCCACCAGTGAGGAGATCAACCGCTCCATTGAGGACGTGAACCGCATCTCGCTCGAAACCAGCGCCGCCATGCAGCATTCTGCCGGGGCCGTTTCCGACATGGCCCAGCAAGCCCAAGTGCTGCGCGGGCTTATCAGCAGTATGAAATCCGGAAACTAG
- a CDS encoding methyl-accepting chemotaxis protein, producing the protein MSVRSIRMAMMLLVGGVVFAVQSALIVVVARYSYEASLTSSVDQMRLLAGTIAKSLGDFGEQQQMVLHGAVLQPALKEYLRNRHDNSEAAGFLSAMSRSADEVNSFFLFDTEGTQLINRVHGKEGSLKNFAHREYIRETFKGKPGLSDTPSKSSITGKAIVGVADAIVDDSGRVIGGVGMAYAIDGLMENYINDIHLGKTGYPFIVAPTGVMVGHPDSERVLKDVSKEEGIAKILSTPTGVESFTRGGVEKMLAWASVPGWNWKVVITMDRAEIEASANNQRNIMVCAGFAAILLLVGITLLALEKIIVKPLQELESYARSVAGGELDRSLTLVRRNEIGHLADSLRSMVGSLKDKIAEADGKSRLAQEESERAARATQDAEAARMAAEQAKADGMLHAATELEGVVEAVTTASEELSAQVEQASRGAESQTVRVGETATAMEEMNATVLEVARNAGQAAESAKAAKSKAESGADVVASVVKDISLIQTSAVELKSEMTTLGKQAESTGQILGVISDIADQTNLLALNAAIEAARAGEAGRGFAVVADEVRKLAEKTMTATKEVGDAIRDIQNGTRKNVGNVEQVVNMIDTATTLAGTSGEALHEIVQLVDATAQQVQSIATAAEEQSSTSEEINRSIEDVNRISLETSSAMQHSAGAVSDMAQQAQVLRGLISSLKSGH; encoded by the coding sequence ATGTCGGTACGCAGCATCAGAATGGCAATGATGCTTCTTGTGGGCGGGGTGGTTTTTGCGGTGCAGTCAGCCCTGATTGTCGTGGTCGCCCGCTACAGCTATGAGGCCAGCCTGACGTCAAGCGTTGATCAGATGCGCCTTCTGGCTGGCACCATTGCCAAGTCGCTGGGTGACTTTGGCGAGCAGCAGCAGATGGTGCTCCACGGAGCGGTACTGCAACCAGCCCTCAAGGAATATTTGCGTAACCGGCATGATAATAGCGAGGCCGCAGGTTTCCTTTCTGCCATGTCGCGCTCGGCAGACGAAGTAAACTCTTTCTTCCTGTTTGACACGGAAGGCACCCAGCTGATCAACCGTGTTCACGGCAAGGAAGGCAGCCTCAAAAATTTTGCCCATCGCGAGTACATTCGCGAAACCTTCAAGGGCAAGCCCGGCCTGAGCGACACACCGTCAAAGAGCTCGATCACGGGCAAGGCCATTGTGGGCGTTGCCGATGCCATAGTGGACGACAGCGGCAGGGTCATTGGCGGCGTGGGCATGGCCTATGCCATTGACGGTCTGATGGAAAACTACATTAACGACATCCATCTGGGCAAAACGGGCTATCCGTTTATTGTCGCACCCACAGGCGTCATGGTCGGGCACCCCGACAGCGAGCGCGTACTCAAGGATGTTTCCAAGGAAGAAGGCATCGCCAAAATTCTTTCCACTCCGACGGGCGTGGAATCCTTCACCCGTGGCGGCGTGGAAAAAATGCTTGCGTGGGCGTCGGTTCCGGGCTGGAACTGGAAGGTCGTCATCACCATGGATCGCGCGGAGATCGAAGCCTCGGCCAATAACCAGCGCAACATCATGGTTTGCGCTGGCTTTGCCGCAATCCTGCTACTTGTGGGTATTACCCTGCTGGCCCTTGAAAAAATTATCGTCAAGCCGCTGCAAGAGCTGGAATCCTATGCCCGGTCAGTGGCGGGGGGCGAGCTTGATCGCAGCCTGACGCTGGTGCGGCGCAATGAAATTGGTCATCTGGCGGACAGCCTGCGCAGCATGGTGGGCAGCCTTAAAGACAAGATAGCCGAGGCTGACGGAAAAAGCCGTCTGGCGCAGGAAGAATCAGAGCGTGCCGCCCGTGCAACACAAGATGCCGAAGCCGCCCGCATGGCCGCCGAGCAGGCCAAGGCGGACGGCATGCTGCATGCCGCCACCGAACTTGAGGGCGTTGTGGAGGCAGTAACCACTGCTTCGGAAGAACTTTCGGCCCAGGTGGAACAGGCCAGCCGTGGCGCTGAAAGCCAGACCGTGCGCGTGGGCGAAACAGCCACTGCCATGGAAGAAATGAACGCCACAGTGCTTGAAGTGGCACGCAACGCCGGGCAGGCGGCGGAATCCGCCAAGGCAGCCAAGAGCAAGGCTGAAAGCGGCGCGGATGTGGTGGCCAGTGTGGTAAAGGATATCAGCCTTATCCAGACCAGCGCCGTGGAGCTGAAATCGGAAATGACCACGCTCGGCAAGCAGGCCGAGAGTACGGGGCAGATTTTGGGTGTTATTTCGGACATTGCCGACCAGACCAACCTGCTGGCCCTCAATGCCGCCATTGAAGCGGCGCGCGCAGGCGAGGCCGGGCGCGGCTTTGCCGTAGTTGCCGATGAAGTGCGCAAACTGGCGGAAAAAACCATGACCGCCACCAAGGAAGTGGGCGACGCCATCCGCGATATCCAGAACGGCACCCGCAAAAACGTGGGCAACGTGGAGCAGGTTGTGAATATGATTGATACCGCCACCACACTCGCGGGCACTTCGGGCGAGGCCCTGCATGAAATTGTGCAACTGGTGGACGCCACAGCGCAGCAGGTGCAATCCATCGCGACCGCTGCGGAAGAACAGTCCTCCACCAGTGAGGAGATCAACCGCTCCATTGAAGACGTGAACCGCATCTCGCTTGAAACCAGTTCCGCCATGCAGCATTCTGCCGGGGCGGTTTCCGACATGGCCCAGCAGGCACAGGTATTGCGTGGGCTTATCAGCAGTTTGAAATCCGGGCATTAG
- the mgtA gene encoding magnesium-translocating P-type ATPase, producing MVLRSFLPHGLVVPFARIFGRKGHAAAHSVSTELVRQAATRLLDAARVEPDEALQTFNSSPDGLTRHQVHEMRHQYGANILAAKGRDSLPKRLFTSFINPFSIVLLLLACISFFTDYLLADAGEKDLTAVIIVTVMVCISGVLHFVQEARSGNAVSRLESLVKTTIEVVREGEGKELPINSLVVGDVVRLAAGDMIPADMRILRAKDLFVSQSSLTGESEPVEKFPHALPADTAAASPLDCDNLAFMGSNVVSGAAYGLVLAVGGASLFGSLARQIAATTTPTSFDKGVNSVSWLLLRFMICMAPVVLFINGFTKGDWVEAALFALSVAVGLTPEMLPTVVSANLVRGAVFMARKKVIARRLNAIQNLGAMDVLCTDKTGTLTQDRIVLEYSLDIHGTEDARVLRHAFLNSWFQTGLKNLLDAAIVNHADELSMQPLRKEYSLVDEMPFDFSRRRMSVVVADTTGKTQIITKGALEEMLTVCAYAEYHGQVEPLTPELQAEILERVRRYNNDGMRVVGVAHKTMSAPGGVFSVADEKDMVLLGYLAFLDPPKDSASKALAALNEHGVRVKVLTGDNDAVTRSVCRQVGLPGKNILLGAEIEGMDDAALKTAVEETDIFAKLSPRQKARIVTCLRGNGHVVGFMGDGINDAPAMKNADVGISVDSAVDVARESAGVILLEKDLTVLEAGVMEGRRTYANIIKYIKITVSSNFGNMFSVLAASVFLPFLPMTPLQILVLNLLYDVSCTAMPWDNVDEEFLRKPRNWNTDSIRRFMFWLGPTSSIFDLTTYALLFWVICPAVVPMPAGGWQAMSSADQASFAALFQAGWFVESLWTQTMVIHMLRTPGIPLMHSRAAWQVTLLTGLGVAVGTAIPFTVLGQGLDMGALPAIYFPWLAAVLVGYLALATLVKQAFMRRYNTWL from the coding sequence ATGGTTCTGCGCTCTTTTCTGCCGCACGGCCTTGTTGTGCCGTTTGCCCGTATTTTTGGCCGCAAAGGTCACGCCGCCGCACATTCCGTCAGCACTGAGCTGGTTCGGCAGGCTGCAACCCGTCTGCTGGATGCCGCCCGCGTTGAGCCGGACGAAGCCCTGCAGACGTTCAACTCTTCGCCCGATGGGCTTACCCGCCATCAGGTGCATGAGATGCGCCACCAGTACGGGGCCAATATCCTTGCCGCAAAGGGCAGGGACAGCCTGCCCAAACGCCTGTTCACCTCGTTTATCAATCCCTTCAGCATTGTGCTCCTTCTGCTGGCCTGCATTTCTTTCTTTACCGACTATCTGCTGGCAGATGCCGGAGAAAAAGACCTCACCGCCGTTATTATTGTGACGGTCATGGTCTGCATCAGCGGCGTGCTGCATTTCGTGCAGGAGGCCCGCTCCGGCAATGCTGTGTCCCGCCTTGAATCGCTGGTCAAAACCACTATTGAAGTGGTACGTGAGGGCGAAGGCAAGGAGCTGCCCATCAATTCGCTGGTGGTGGGCGATGTGGTGCGCTTGGCCGCAGGCGACATGATCCCCGCCGACATGCGTATTCTGCGGGCCAAGGATCTTTTTGTCAGCCAGTCTTCCCTCACGGGCGAGAGCGAACCGGTGGAAAAGTTCCCCCATGCCCTGCCCGCCGACACCGCCGCCGCCTCGCCCCTTGATTGCGACAATCTGGCCTTCATGGGCAGCAACGTAGTCAGCGGCGCGGCCTACGGCCTTGTGCTGGCTGTGGGCGGAGCGTCGCTTTTCGGCTCTCTGGCGCGCCAGATTGCTGCCACCACCACGCCTACCAGCTTTGACAAAGGCGTGAATTCCGTTTCCTGGCTGCTTTTGCGGTTCATGATCTGCATGGCACCGGTGGTGCTTTTTATCAACGGCTTCACAAAGGGCGACTGGGTGGAGGCCGCCTTGTTTGCCCTTTCCGTCGCCGTGGGCCTTACGCCCGAAATGCTGCCCACCGTGGTATCCGCCAATCTGGTGCGCGGGGCCGTGTTTATGGCCCGTAAAAAGGTGATTGCCCGCCGGCTTAACGCTATCCAGAACCTTGGGGCCATGGACGTGCTGTGTACCGACAAGACGGGCACCCTCACGCAGGACAGGATTGTGCTTGAGTATTCGCTCGACATTCACGGCACGGAAGACGCCCGTGTGCTGCGCCATGCCTTTTTGAACAGCTGGTTCCAGACTGGCCTCAAAAACCTGCTGGACGCCGCCATCGTCAACCACGCCGATGAACTGAGCATGCAACCCCTGCGCAAGGAATACAGCCTTGTGGACGAAATGCCCTTTGATTTCAGCCGCCGTCGCATGAGCGTGGTGGTGGCAGACACCACGGGCAAAACCCAGATCATCACCAAGGGCGCGCTGGAAGAAATGCTCACCGTGTGCGCTTATGCCGAATATCACGGGCAGGTTGAGCCGCTTACACCCGAACTCCAGGCCGAAATACTGGAGCGTGTGCGCCGTTACAACAACGACGGCATGCGTGTGGTGGGCGTAGCGCACAAAACCATGTCCGCGCCGGGCGGCGTTTTCTCTGTGGCAGACGAAAAAGATATGGTGCTGTTGGGCTATCTGGCCTTTCTTGATCCGCCCAAGGATTCGGCGTCAAAGGCTCTGGCCGCGCTCAATGAGCACGGCGTGCGCGTAAAGGTGCTGACAGGCGACAACGACGCCGTTACCCGCAGCGTATGCCGTCAGGTGGGGCTGCCGGGCAAAAACATTCTGCTGGGCGCAGAAATAGAAGGGATGGACGATGCGGCCCTGAAAACCGCCGTTGAAGAAACCGACATTTTCGCCAAGCTCAGCCCGCGCCAAAAAGCCCGTATTGTGACCTGCCTGCGCGGCAACGGCCATGTGGTGGGCTTTATGGGCGACGGCATCAACGATGCCCCGGCCATGAAAAACGCCGATGTGGGTATTTCCGTTGATTCCGCTGTGGATGTGGCCCGGGAATCCGCAGGCGTCATCCTGCTTGAGAAAGACCTCACCGTGCTTGAGGCCGGTGTGATGGAAGGACGCCGCACCTATGCGAATATAATTAAATACATCAAGATTACGGTTAGTTCCAACTTCGGCAACATGTTTTCCGTGCTGGCGGCCAGCGTGTTTCTGCCGTTCTTGCCCATGACGCCGCTACAGATTCTGGTGCTCAACCTGCTCTATGATGTCTCTTGCACGGCCATGCCCTGGGACAATGTGGATGAGGAGTTTTTGCGCAAGCCCCGCAACTGGAACACGGACAGCATCCGGCGATTCATGTTCTGGCTCGGGCCTACCAGCTCGATCTTTGACCTCACAACCTATGCCCTGCTGTTCTGGGTGATCTGCCCTGCCGTGGTGCCCATGCCCGCAGGCGGCTGGCAAGCCATGAGCAGCGCAGATCAGGCGAGCTTTGCCGCCCTGTTTCAGGCGGGCTGGTTTGTGGAGTCGCTGTGGACGCAGACTATGGTCATCCACATGCTGCGCACCCCTGGCATTCCCCTGATGCACAGCCGCGCCGCGTGGCAGGTGACCCTGCTCACGGGCCTTGGCGTTGCTGTGGGCACGGCCATTCCCTTTACCGTTCTGGGTCAGGGGCTGGACATGGGCGCACTGCCAGCCATCTACTTCCCCTGGCTGGCTGCGGTGCTCGTGGGTTATCTGGCCCTGGCCACCCTGGTAAAGCAGGCCTTCATGCGCCGTTACAACACATGGCTATAA
- a CDS encoding C-GCAxxG-C-C family protein — protein sequence MSTHDRVAALVRHYYWDRDLNCARTTLRCLENVLNEPLHPQVYTATVGCHGAGGTGGQCGLVEGGLLLIGLRGAELGKEESEIVDLCAQFAAQFTERFGSLSCKDLRPGGIHPNDPPHLCESVSVDAICFLHDFLDEMTHSAEPNRRKPGFEADTAK from the coding sequence ATGAGTACGCATGACAGAGTGGCCGCCCTGGTGCGCCACTACTATTGGGACAGGGATCTCAACTGCGCCCGCACAACCCTGCGTTGTCTGGAAAATGTTCTCAATGAACCGCTGCACCCGCAGGTGTACACTGCCACAGTGGGTTGCCACGGCGCTGGCGGCACTGGCGGGCAGTGCGGCCTTGTGGAGGGCGGCTTGCTGCTCATCGGTCTGCGCGGCGCGGAACTGGGCAAGGAAGAATCCGAAATCGTTGATCTGTGCGCGCAATTTGCCGCCCAGTTTACGGAACGCTTCGGCAGCCTCTCCTGCAAGGATTTGCGGCCCGGCGGCATCCACCCCAATGATCCCCCGCACCTGTGTGAATCCGTTTCGGTGGACGCCATATGTTTTTTGCATGACTTTCTTGACGAAATGACACATTCCGCCGAGCCAAACCGCAGAAAACCTGGGTTTGAAGCTGATACGGCAAAATAG
- a CDS encoding TIGR04326 family surface carbohydrate biosynthesis protein, whose amino-acid sequence MKELVLVIGPALPDAARALCTAPGYSPSGKAETESGQALPERIVAHWDGWEAPSGEISLSARLRDELTTIRAEHMAWAHDLGRMRVGGREVQQHLRCGEKLSMWWCSLLYERHPKMTPGLYTVYKLRALERLMDEGGFASLRVFGGDEDLRAALARLCTSGHRLFAESSEAPVPLKPARSLLRKVYDATPPPLRALARYAHWWWTVRRHLPPVSAKKPLQPAQGQAATIATYFPNVDMKAAENGRYRSRYWENLHDALNATAEVEAQEQGNTRKDAQTAGHFVRWLFIRFPAPQLNLAQCIALRDRFRREGRDGASFHYLEEFLTTGDLVAALFRYARICLASLRLEKEARAAFRFAGSKLDFWTYLGPYWAESFRGWRCLERCLQHRAFKRYAAMAGPQRWTLFPLENCPWERMLTQTMHEADNGPVIGAQHSTIRPTDFRYFDDPRTFTGEMAEFQPDMVRGNGRSACSQWREAGVPAERLGEVEALRYLYLANNESQSAAASHESTPAPRRLLAVTSFFADETEAHLALLARSLHAGLLDGWEIRVKPHPYLPVQERLKALLGRRAQDVQVVDGPIADQLAPGVVVWASNSTTVALEAAIKGLPVMAMLPTDDFDLCPLQDVPSLPRTGSVDDVARALQAAAPLHLPPEYLDLNVYLPKWETLLHLRGKP is encoded by the coding sequence ATGAAAGAGCTTGTACTTGTCATAGGCCCGGCGCTGCCGGATGCGGCGCGCGCGCTGTGCACGGCCCCAGGATACAGCCCCAGCGGCAAGGCCGAAACAGAGTCCGGCCAGGCCCTGCCTGAACGGATTGTTGCTCACTGGGACGGATGGGAAGCGCCCAGTGGTGAAATTTCGCTGTCTGCGCGCCTGCGTGATGAACTGACGACCATCCGCGCCGAGCATATGGCCTGGGCGCACGATTTGGGACGCATGCGCGTTGGCGGACGCGAGGTGCAGCAGCATCTGCGCTGCGGCGAAAAACTCTCCATGTGGTGGTGTTCGCTGCTGTACGAACGCCATCCCAAGATGACGCCCGGCCTCTACACGGTTTACAAGCTACGCGCCCTTGAGCGCCTCATGGACGAGGGCGGATTTGCCTCCCTGCGCGTTTTTGGAGGGGATGAAGACCTGCGCGCCGCGCTTGCGCGCCTGTGCACCTCAGGGCACAGGCTGTTTGCAGAAAGCAGCGAAGCTCCGGTTCCGCTTAAGCCAGCCCGCAGTCTGCTGCGCAAGGTTTATGACGCAACACCTCCCCCCTTGCGCGCGCTGGCCCGCTACGCCCACTGGTGGTGGACTGTACGCCGCCACCTGCCGCCAGTTTCAGCCAAAAAACCTTTGCAGCCCGCTCAGGGGCAGGCTGCCACCATCGCCACCTACTTTCCCAATGTGGACATGAAGGCTGCGGAAAATGGCCGCTACCGTTCCCGCTACTGGGAGAACCTGCATGATGCGCTGAATGCGACCGCCGAAGTGGAGGCGCAAGAACAGGGGAACACCCGAAAGGATGCCCAGACCGCCGGGCACTTTGTGCGCTGGCTTTTCATCCGCTTTCCCGCGCCCCAGCTCAATCTGGCCCAGTGTATTGCCCTGCGCGACCGCTTTCGCCGTGAAGGCAGGGACGGCGCGAGCTTTCACTACCTTGAAGAATTTCTGACCACAGGCGACCTCGTCGCCGCCCTGTTCCGCTACGCGCGCATCTGCCTTGCCAGCCTGCGGCTGGAAAAAGAAGCCCGAGCGGCCTTTCGTTTTGCAGGCTCAAAGCTTGATTTCTGGACCTACCTCGGCCCCTACTGGGCGGAATCGTTCCGGGGCTGGCGTTGCCTTGAACGCTGCCTGCAACACCGGGCATTCAAACGATATGCCGCTATGGCTGGCCCGCAGCGCTGGACGCTCTTTCCGCTGGAGAACTGCCCGTGGGAGCGCATGCTCACCCAGACCATGCACGAGGCGGATAACGGCCCTGTCATCGGCGCGCAGCACTCCACCATCCGGCCCACAGACTTTCGCTATTTTGACGACCCGCGCACCTTTACGGGAGAGATGGCAGAATTCCAGCCCGACATGGTGCGGGGCAACGGGCGATCCGCTTGCTCGCAGTGGCGCGAGGCAGGCGTGCCCGCCGAGCGCCTGGGCGAAGTGGAAGCCCTGCGCTACCTCTATCTGGCGAACAATGAATCACAAAGTGCTGCTGCGAGTCATGAGTCCACGCCTGCCCCTCGGCGCTTGCTGGCCGTAACCAGTTTTTTTGCGGATGAAACCGAGGCCCATCTGGCACTGCTTGCCCGTTCGCTGCACGCAGGCCTGCTTGACGGCTGGGAAATCCGCGTAAAGCCGCACCCCTACCTGCCGGTTCAGGAAAGGCTGAAGGCCTTGCTGGGCCGCCGTGCGCAGGATGTGCAGGTGGTAGACGGCCCCATTGCCGACCAGCTTGCTCCCGGCGTGGTGGTCTGGGCCTCCAATTCCACCACCGTTGCGCTTGAAGCCGCCATCAAGGGCTTGCCCGTGATGGCGATGCTGCCCACAGACGACTTTGACCTCTGCCCCCTGCAAGATGTACCCAGTCTGCCGCGCACCGGCAGCGTGGACGATGTGGCCCGCGCGCTGCAAGCTGCAGCGCCTCTGCACCTTCCACCCGAATATCTCGACCTGAACGTCTATCTTCCCAAATGGGAAACACTGCTGCATCTGAGAGGAAAACCATGA
- the mtnA gene encoding S-methyl-5-thioribose-1-phosphate isomerase: MEDHIRFDRQNLALHLLDQRLLPEQETEVICRNTDDIVSALQTMVVRGAPAIGVTAAWGCALALNETSGPGWATQLEELLDRIANARPTAVNLRWAVERMRKCWWKIINSGSGDRAPLLAAFLDEAARMQAEDVEACKTLGRFGADCLKDGDTVLTHCNAGALATAGYGTALGVIRGAVEQGKRIKVIADETRPFLQGARLTAWELHKDNVPVTVACDNACALLMSKGLVQSVVVGADRIAANGDAANKIGTYGVALLAKHFNIPFYVAAPLSTIDPTTSDGSGIPIEQRPEREVTHVGDTRLTPADVPVYNFAFDVTPAELITGIITEKGVLQPPYGLAIWAALNEASAAPEAEDAGIKER, from the coding sequence ATGGAAGATCATATTCGCTTTGACAGGCAAAATCTTGCGCTGCACCTGCTTGACCAGCGCTTGCTGCCAGAGCAGGAAACCGAAGTGATCTGCCGCAATACAGACGACATTGTATCGGCTTTACAAACCATGGTTGTGCGCGGGGCTCCGGCCATTGGCGTCACTGCGGCCTGGGGCTGCGCCCTTGCGCTGAACGAAACCAGCGGCCCCGGCTGGGCCACCCAGCTTGAAGAACTGCTTGACCGCATCGCCAATGCCCGGCCCACAGCCGTAAACCTGCGTTGGGCCGTTGAACGCATGCGCAAATGCTGGTGGAAGATAATCAACAGCGGAAGCGGCGACCGCGCCCCCCTGCTCGCGGCCTTTCTTGACGAGGCCGCCAGAATGCAGGCCGAAGATGTGGAAGCATGCAAGACTCTGGGGCGCTTTGGCGCGGATTGCCTGAAAGACGGCGACACCGTGCTCACCCACTGCAATGCTGGCGCTCTGGCCACTGCGGGCTATGGCACGGCGCTTGGGGTTATTCGCGGCGCTGTGGAGCAGGGCAAACGCATCAAGGTTATTGCCGATGAAACGCGGCCCTTTCTCCAGGGCGCGCGCCTCACGGCCTGGGAACTGCACAAGGACAATGTCCCCGTTACTGTTGCCTGCGACAATGCCTGCGCGCTGCTCATGAGCAAGGGGCTCGTGCAGTCTGTGGTGGTGGGGGCCGACCGCATTGCCGCCAACGGCGATGCGGCCAACAAGATCGGCACCTATGGCGTTGCCCTGCTGGCAAAGCACTTCAATATTCCCTTCTACGTGGCTGCCCCGCTCTCCACCATTGACCCCACAACATCCGACGGCAGCGGTATTCCCATTGAGCAGCGCCCGGAACGCGAGGTCACTCACGTGGGCGATACGCGCCTGACACCCGCAGATGTGCCCGTGTACAATTTTGCTTTTGATGTAACCCCCGCAGAGCTTATCACCGGCATCATCACCGAAAAGGGGGTGTTGCAGCCGCCCTACGGGCTTGCAATCTGGGCAGCCCTCAACGAGGCCAGTGCCGCGCCCGAAGCAGAAGACGCCGGGATTAAGGAGCGTTAG